In one window of Bradyrhizobium sp. AZCC 1721 DNA:
- a CDS encoding Thivi_2564 family membrane protein: protein MLVSILITFLVVILVLYLINLLPIDGRAKQIARVVVIILGVISLLRYISVI, encoded by the coding sequence ATGCTTGTCAGTATACTCATCACGTTCCTGGTCGTTATCCTCGTCCTCTATCTCATCAACCTCCTGCCGATCGACGGCCGCGCCAAGCAGATCGCCCGCGTCGTGGTGATCATTCTGGGCGTGATCTCGCTGCTGAGATACATCTCGGTGATTTAG